The following proteins are encoded in a genomic region of Saccharopolyspora antimicrobica:
- a CDS encoding sialidase family protein yields the protein MRRITKIVGAAAGAALLCLGATQVSTGEPLAISGTTVFTKGEGGYNCFRIPAIVRTQDRSALLAFAEARRNNCDDTGYIDVVLKRSTDDGKSWQKLELVSPGDGDTRGNPVPVVDRETGRISLLTTHNPGPDCNGSGCRRTPFLQHSTDPSGKQWTEPVAQPQLKKPEWTKWYATGPGHGLQMTRGEHEGRMVAGINYEGADGLKGAGIVHSDDGGTTWQLGALDDRTGEKIKPQELSLLETVDAELYVAARNQDNSGTTVADGNRAHAVSADGGETFRETFSIVPQLRGPVVQGSVVRLRATTAGDPSNLILFSGPYNTDPNMDHRRHTMRIRTSSDEGATWQEVGTVVDATWSAYSDLINLGGGWAGLLYEAGSQESQDAHQTIRYARFSENDLAR from the coding sequence ATGCGCCGGATCACCAAGATCGTGGGGGCGGCGGCCGGAGCCGCTCTGCTGTGCCTGGGTGCGACCCAGGTGTCCACCGGGGAACCGCTGGCGATCAGCGGGACGACCGTGTTCACCAAGGGCGAGGGCGGCTACAACTGCTTCCGCATCCCCGCGATCGTGCGCACCCAGGACCGCAGCGCGCTGCTCGCGTTCGCCGAAGCCCGGCGGAACAACTGCGACGACACCGGCTACATCGACGTGGTCCTCAAGCGCTCCACCGATGACGGGAAGTCCTGGCAGAAGCTGGAACTCGTCTCCCCCGGCGACGGCGACACCCGCGGCAACCCGGTGCCGGTCGTGGATCGCGAGACCGGCCGCATCTCGCTGCTCACCACGCACAACCCGGGCCCGGACTGCAACGGCAGCGGTTGCCGCCGAACGCCCTTCCTGCAGCACAGCACGGATCCGAGCGGCAAGCAGTGGACCGAGCCGGTGGCGCAGCCGCAGCTGAAGAAGCCGGAGTGGACCAAGTGGTACGCCACCGGCCCCGGCCACGGCCTGCAGATGACCCGCGGCGAGCACGAGGGCCGGATGGTCGCGGGCATCAACTACGAGGGAGCCGACGGGCTCAAGGGCGCCGGGATCGTGCACAGCGACGACGGCGGCACGACCTGGCAGCTCGGCGCCCTGGACGACCGGACCGGCGAGAAGATCAAGCCGCAGGAGCTCAGCCTGCTGGAGACCGTCGACGCCGAGCTCTACGTCGCCGCCCGCAACCAGGACAACTCCGGGACCACCGTGGCCGACGGCAACCGGGCGCACGCGGTCAGCGCCGACGGCGGCGAGACCTTCCGCGAAACGTTCTCGATCGTGCCGCAGCTGCGCGGACCTGTGGTGCAGGGCTCGGTGGTCCGGCTGCGCGCGACGACCGCCGGTGACCCGAGCAACCTGATCCTGTTCTCCGGGCCGTACAACACCGATCCGAACATGGACCACCGCCGCCACACCATGCGGATCCGCACCTCCTCCGACGAGGGCGCGACCTGGCAGGAGGTCGGCACGGTGGTGGACGCGACGTGGTCGGCGTACTCCGACCTGATCAACCTGGGCGGCGGCTGGGCGGGCCTGCTCTACGAGGCGGGCTCCCAGGAATCGCAGGACGCGCACCAGACGATCCGCTACGCGAGGTTCAGCGAGAACGACCTGGCCCGCTGA
- the mmuM gene encoding homocysteine S-methyltransferase — MTAFTLGGTTTILDGGLATELEARGHDLSDSLWSARLLADSPEEIVAAHAAFFRAGAEIATTASYQASFEGFAARGIERDEAAKLMHRSVELARLAGDVEPGRHRWVAASIGPYGAMLADGSEYRGRYGRTKRELRDFHRPRLEVLAESVPDVFALETVPDVDEAEALVDALDGVEVPAWLSFTIDGDRTRAGQPLAEAFAVADDAAIIAVGVNCSAPEDVLPAIEIARATTEKPVVVYPNSGEVWDAQRRSWTGRAAPVADLARSWQAAGAQLIGGCCRVGPEDISAIAEALIDPVD; from the coding sequence ATGACGGCGTTCACGCTCGGTGGTACGACCACGATCCTCGACGGCGGTCTGGCCACCGAGCTGGAGGCGCGCGGGCACGACCTCTCCGACTCGCTGTGGTCGGCCCGGCTGCTGGCCGATTCGCCGGAGGAGATCGTGGCCGCGCACGCCGCGTTCTTCCGCGCCGGGGCCGAGATCGCGACGACGGCGAGCTACCAGGCGAGCTTCGAGGGCTTCGCGGCGCGCGGCATCGAGCGCGACGAGGCCGCCAAGCTGATGCACCGCAGCGTGGAGCTGGCCCGGCTGGCCGGCGACGTCGAGCCGGGACGGCACCGGTGGGTGGCGGCCTCGATCGGTCCTTACGGCGCGATGCTCGCCGACGGCTCGGAGTACCGCGGCCGGTATGGACGCACCAAGCGCGAGCTGCGCGACTTCCACCGGCCACGGCTGGAAGTGCTGGCCGAATCCGTCCCGGACGTCTTCGCGCTGGAGACGGTCCCGGACGTCGACGAGGCGGAAGCCCTGGTCGACGCGCTGGACGGGGTGGAGGTCCCGGCCTGGCTGTCGTTCACCATCGACGGCGACCGCACGCGCGCCGGACAACCGCTGGCGGAGGCCTTCGCCGTCGCCGACGACGCCGCGATCATCGCGGTCGGCGTCAACTGCTCGGCACCCGAGGACGTGCTGCCCGCGATCGAAATCGCCCGCGCCACAACGGAGAAGCCTGTCGTGGTGTACCCGAACAGCGGTGAGGTCTGGGATGCGCAGCGGCGGTCCTGGACCGGTCGCGCGGCTCCGGTCGCTGACCTCGCGCGCAGCTGGCAAGCGGCCGGTGCGCAGCTGATCGGCGGTTGCTGCCGGGTCGGCCCCGAGGACATCTCGGCGATCGCGGAAGCGCTGATTGATCCGGTGGACTGA
- a CDS encoding carbohydrate ABC transporter permease, with translation MRNLFARYWFAYAMVLPVVVVLALLVALPLLQGLFFGFTDINDTNIANPVLDREASYEFTGLANYLNVLSGDPAYGSFWATLGRTVIWTGACVFFHYAIGLALAVLLNRQLRFRGLYRVLLILPWAVPVFISAFAWRYLFNAEYGLINWALESVGLPAQVWLGQSDLALVSVIVVNVWLGVPFMMVALLGGLQSIPADLHEAAEIDGASPWQRFVHVTLPGLRSVSSSVVLLGVIWTFNMFPVIYLITGNNPHTRILVTYAFERFFSGATRDYAIASTYGVLVLSVLLVFATVYRRAMRRHGEVL, from the coding sequence ATGCGGAATCTGTTCGCGCGGTACTGGTTCGCCTACGCGATGGTCCTGCCGGTCGTGGTGGTGCTCGCGCTGCTCGTGGCGCTGCCGCTGCTGCAGGGGCTGTTCTTCGGCTTCACCGACATCAACGACACCAACATCGCCAACCCGGTGCTGGACCGCGAGGCGAGCTACGAGTTCACCGGACTCGCCAACTACCTCAACGTGCTCTCCGGCGATCCGGCGTACGGCTCGTTCTGGGCGACGCTGGGGCGCACCGTCATCTGGACCGGCGCCTGCGTGTTCTTCCACTACGCGATCGGCCTGGCGCTGGCGGTGCTGCTCAACCGGCAGCTCCGGTTCCGCGGGCTGTACCGGGTGCTGCTGATCCTGCCGTGGGCGGTGCCGGTGTTCATCAGCGCCTTCGCCTGGCGGTACCTGTTCAACGCCGAGTACGGGCTGATCAACTGGGCGCTGGAGTCGGTGGGACTGCCCGCGCAGGTGTGGCTGGGGCAGTCCGACCTGGCGCTGGTGTCGGTGATCGTCGTCAACGTCTGGCTGGGCGTGCCGTTCATGATGGTGGCGCTGCTGGGCGGGCTGCAGTCGATCCCGGCCGATCTGCACGAGGCCGCCGAGATCGACGGGGCGTCGCCGTGGCAGCGGTTCGTGCACGTGACGCTGCCGGGGCTGCGGTCGGTGTCGAGCTCGGTGGTGCTGCTCGGGGTGATCTGGACGTTCAACATGTTCCCGGTCATCTACCTGATCACCGGCAACAACCCGCACACCCGGATCCTGGTCACCTACGCCTTCGAGCGGTTCTTCTCCGGTGCCACCCGGGATTACGCGATCGCCTCCACCTACGGCGTGCTCGTGCTGTCGGTCCTGCTGGTGTTCGCGACCGTCTACCGCCGCGCGATGCGCAGGCACGGGGAGGTGCTCTGA
- a CDS encoding amidohydrolase: MTIADLVITGARVITMDGPPVSAVAVRDGRICAVGDDVGEHIGRRTQVIDGSGRTVTPGLVDSHQHPVHGVADMRGVDLKGVVDLGELQARLRAESARLARDEWLIGYGLEYNAFLPDWLHRKHIDDAIGDHPAMLTLIDAHTALMNTRGLRQAGITGPVEFADRSEVVVDPDGTPTGELHETSAVRYGDAAVPALELTELARRVADLHRAQNAVGITGAHMLDLAVWPGTDELFEMLDESGELTVRTLVAPWCLPGTVEDTLEIVQDLRSRPGRMWRTGAVKFFLDGTIDGGSAWLCHPDSHGAGTVPVWREERAYAEAVQQAVDLGLPCWTHAIGDRAVSFALDTYAAAGRVAGGRHRIEHVELLQDGDVTRFAELDVVASMQPTHMDWTLPDHTDNWSTRIGEERCGRAWRYRDVLAAGGHVALGSDWPIAGYDPREIMAGARLRRPVGEPDRAPVLPEQALTAQQALAGYTTEAAYGAGEERVSGRIRVGMRADLAVFDGDPLTCAPQDLPELPVVCTVVDGRIVHEAL; encoded by the coding sequence GTGACCATTGCGGACCTCGTCATCACCGGAGCGCGGGTGATCACCATGGACGGACCGCCGGTGAGCGCGGTGGCGGTCCGGGACGGTCGCATCTGCGCGGTCGGCGACGACGTCGGCGAGCACATCGGACGGCGGACGCAGGTGATCGACGGATCGGGGCGGACCGTCACGCCTGGTCTGGTCGATTCCCACCAGCACCCGGTGCACGGCGTCGCCGACATGCGCGGCGTCGACCTGAAGGGCGTGGTGGACCTCGGTGAGCTCCAGGCGAGGCTGCGCGCGGAGAGCGCCCGGCTGGCGCGGGACGAATGGCTGATCGGATACGGCCTGGAGTACAACGCCTTCCTGCCGGACTGGTTGCACCGCAAGCACATCGACGACGCCATCGGCGATCACCCGGCGATGCTGACGCTGATCGACGCGCACACCGCGCTGATGAACACCAGGGGACTGCGGCAGGCCGGGATCACCGGCCCGGTGGAGTTCGCCGACCGCTCGGAGGTGGTCGTCGACCCGGACGGCACGCCCACCGGCGAGCTGCACGAGACCTCGGCGGTGCGGTACGGCGACGCCGCCGTTCCCGCGCTGGAGCTGACCGAACTCGCGCGTCGCGTCGCCGACCTGCACCGCGCGCAGAACGCGGTCGGCATCACCGGTGCGCACATGCTGGACCTGGCGGTCTGGCCGGGCACCGACGAGCTGTTCGAGATGCTCGACGAGAGCGGCGAGCTGACCGTTCGGACGCTGGTGGCGCCGTGGTGCCTGCCTGGAACGGTCGAGGACACGCTCGAGATCGTCCAGGACCTGCGCAGCCGGCCCGGCCGGATGTGGCGCACGGGCGCGGTCAAGTTCTTCCTCGACGGGACCATCGACGGCGGCAGCGCGTGGCTGTGCCACCCGGACTCGCACGGTGCGGGCACCGTTCCGGTGTGGCGCGAGGAGCGGGCCTACGCGGAGGCCGTGCAGCAGGCGGTGGACCTGGGGCTGCCGTGCTGGACGCACGCGATCGGCGACCGGGCGGTGTCCTTCGCGCTGGACACCTACGCCGCCGCCGGGCGCGTTGCCGGCGGCAGGCACCGCATCGAGCACGTCGAACTGCTCCAGGACGGCGACGTCACCAGGTTCGCCGAGCTGGACGTGGTGGCCTCCATGCAGCCGACGCACATGGACTGGACGCTGCCCGACCACACCGACAACTGGTCGACGCGCATCGGCGAGGAGCGCTGCGGCCGGGCCTGGCGCTACCGGGACGTCCTCGCCGCGGGCGGGCACGTCGCGCTCGGTTCCGACTGGCCGATCGCCGGTTACGACCCGCGGGAGATCATGGCCGGTGCCCGGCTGCGCCGTCCGGTCGGCGAGCCGGACCGGGCGCCGGTGCTGCCGGAGCAGGCGCTCACCGCGCAGCAGGCGCTCGCCGGGTACACCACCGAGGCCGCGTACGGCGCGGGGGAGGAGCGGGTGTCCGGGCGGATCCGGGTCGGCATGCGAGCGGATCTGGCGGTGTTCGACGGCGATCCGCTGACCTGCGCCCCGCAGGACCTGCCGGAACTCCCGGTGGTCTGCACGGTCGTCGACGGCCGGATCGTCCACGAAGCGCTCTGA
- a CDS encoding extracellular solute-binding protein — protein sequence MRPKVMVGAALGLVGVLAAGCGGSSGNPGEVVFWDTSGSAESGVFREIAADCARTGGYQVRVETVAFDQALNNYKTAAQGGQGPDVLRSDVGWVAQLAKAGLIQDLSDTPLAADTADFLPAPLESTKHEGKTYAVPQVTDALALFYNKAQLAQAGVEPPKSWDELRSIAPALGGDRALFINNDEYYALPFLYAHGGDLVDTGSRIITVNSPESVRGVQTAKDLIDAKAARTALDQPNSYTTMKAAFTSGEVAMVIDGPWAVAEYTQSEQFADPANLGIAPLPGAGTSPVGGHDYVIRQGSDATESAVKFVQCMSSTENQAKIAAQLGLLPTRQSAYDDPAVARNPVVSAFRPLAADTHERPWIPENAELLEPLQTAYAEILAGQKETGAALDEVARTYQTSVVPGYAQR from the coding sequence ATGAGACCCAAGGTCATGGTCGGCGCCGCCCTGGGCCTGGTCGGCGTGCTCGCCGCCGGGTGCGGCGGCAGCAGCGGCAACCCCGGTGAGGTCGTCTTCTGGGACACCAGCGGTTCCGCGGAGAGCGGGGTGTTCCGGGAGATCGCGGCCGACTGCGCGCGCACCGGCGGCTACCAGGTGCGCGTCGAAACGGTCGCATTCGACCAGGCGCTGAACAACTACAAGACCGCGGCGCAGGGCGGGCAGGGACCGGACGTGCTGCGCTCCGACGTCGGCTGGGTCGCCCAGCTCGCGAAGGCCGGGCTGATCCAGGACCTCTCGGACACCCCGCTGGCCGCCGACACCGCCGATTTCCTGCCCGCACCGCTGGAATCCACCAAGCACGAGGGCAAGACCTACGCCGTCCCGCAGGTCACCGACGCCTTGGCGCTCTTCTACAACAAGGCCCAGCTGGCGCAGGCGGGCGTCGAACCGCCGAAGAGCTGGGACGAGCTCCGCTCGATCGCGCCCGCGCTCGGCGGCGACCGCGCGCTGTTCATCAACAACGACGAGTACTACGCGCTGCCGTTCCTCTACGCCCACGGCGGCGACCTGGTCGACACCGGATCCCGGATCATCACGGTGAACTCCCCCGAATCCGTGCGCGGGGTGCAGACGGCCAAGGACCTGATCGACGCCAAGGCGGCCCGCACCGCGCTCGACCAGCCGAACTCCTACACCACGATGAAGGCCGCGTTCACCTCCGGCGAGGTGGCGATGGTCATCGACGGGCCGTGGGCGGTCGCGGAGTACACCCAGTCCGAGCAGTTCGCCGATCCGGCCAACCTCGGCATCGCGCCGCTGCCCGGCGCGGGCACCTCACCGGTCGGCGGCCACGACTACGTGATCCGGCAGGGCAGCGACGCCACGGAGTCGGCGGTGAAGTTCGTCCAGTGCATGAGCAGCACCGAGAACCAGGCGAAGATCGCCGCGCAGCTCGGGCTGCTGCCGACCCGCCAGTCCGCCTACGACGACCCCGCGGTGGCGCGGAACCCGGTCGTCTCGGCGTTCCGGCCGCTGGCCGCCGACACGCACGAACGGCCGTGGATCCCGGAGAACGCCGAGCTGCTGGAGCCGCTGCAGACCGCCTACGCCGAGATCCTGGCCGGGCAGAAGGAAACCGGCGCCGCGCTCGACGAAGTCGCGCGGACCTACCAGACCTCCGTCGTCCCCGGCTACGCCCAGCGCTGA
- a CDS encoding RNA-binding S4 domain-containing protein, whose product MREVEIRDDVIRLGQLLKLSGLVEHGAEAKEVLEEGLVQVNGAVETRRGKQLTEGDEIVLGSEIIRVVTR is encoded by the coding sequence ATGCGCGAAGTGGAGATCCGGGACGACGTGATCCGGCTCGGCCAGCTGCTGAAGCTGTCCGGCCTGGTCGAGCACGGTGCGGAGGCGAAGGAGGTCCTGGAGGAAGGCCTGGTCCAGGTCAACGGCGCGGTGGAGACCCGCCGCGGCAAGCAGCTCACCGAAGGCGACGAGATCGTCCTGGGCTCCGAGATCATCCGGGTCGTCACCCGCTGA
- a CDS encoding alpha-amylase, translating into MRLALLAFAAAVGGTALVPTGAAEVPATAPVRGPIVQMFQWPWDSVARECTDFLGPRGFGAVQVSPPQEHVVLGDKGHPWYQDYQPVSYQLESRRGDREQFAAMVRTCNAAGVEIYVDAVVNHMSGSGSAGSGPGSGGSTFEKYVYPGLYSDADFHGCRRDIANYQDKWEVRNCELVGLADLATESEYVRNTQIGFLNDLIGLGVSGFRVDGVKHMPPEDVGAIFGALQDVPGTGARPYVFQEVIADGTTTAGEYTGNGDVTEFGYYGVVANAFRDGSLAQLANLPERMSLPSDQAVVFIDNHDTQRSSPILTYKDGVTYDLAVAFELAYPYGTPQLISGFAFDNSDAGPPAEADGTTQAASCDNSAWVCEHRRPAIAGMAGFHGAVRDTGLANWWDNGGGQIAFGRGDKGFAVFNREGGELARTFQTSLPAGTYCDVMSGELVNGSCTGATVEVGADGGFTAAVAPNSGLALHVGAKL; encoded by the coding sequence ATGCGATTGGCATTGCTCGCGTTCGCCGCGGCGGTCGGCGGCACCGCGCTGGTGCCCACCGGGGCAGCAGAGGTGCCCGCCACCGCTCCGGTGCGCGGACCGATCGTCCAGATGTTCCAGTGGCCGTGGGACTCCGTCGCGCGGGAGTGCACCGACTTCCTGGGGCCCAGGGGATTCGGCGCCGTCCAGGTGTCCCCGCCGCAGGAGCACGTCGTGCTCGGTGACAAGGGCCATCCCTGGTACCAGGACTACCAGCCGGTCAGCTACCAGCTGGAGAGCCGCCGCGGCGACCGGGAGCAGTTCGCCGCGATGGTGCGCACCTGCAACGCCGCGGGCGTGGAGATCTACGTCGACGCGGTGGTGAACCACATGAGCGGCTCCGGATCGGCGGGCAGCGGGCCGGGCAGCGGCGGCTCCACCTTCGAGAAGTACGTCTACCCGGGCCTGTACTCCGACGCCGACTTCCACGGCTGCCGCCGCGACATCGCCAACTACCAGGACAAGTGGGAGGTGCGCAACTGCGAGCTGGTCGGCCTGGCGGACCTGGCGACCGAGTCGGAGTACGTGCGCAACACCCAGATCGGCTTCCTCAACGACCTGATCGGACTGGGTGTCTCCGGTTTCCGGGTGGACGGCGTCAAGCACATGCCGCCGGAGGACGTCGGCGCGATCTTCGGTGCGCTGCAGGACGTTCCCGGCACCGGCGCGCGGCCCTACGTCTTCCAGGAGGTGATCGCGGACGGCACGACGACGGCGGGGGAGTACACCGGCAACGGTGACGTGACCGAGTTCGGCTACTACGGCGTCGTCGCCAACGCCTTCCGGGACGGCTCGCTGGCGCAGCTGGCGAACCTGCCGGAGCGGATGTCGCTGCCGAGCGACCAGGCGGTGGTGTTCATCGACAACCACGACACGCAGCGCAGCTCGCCGATCCTGACCTACAAGGACGGCGTCACCTACGACCTCGCGGTCGCCTTCGAGCTCGCCTACCCGTACGGGACGCCGCAGCTGATCTCCGGTTTCGCCTTCGACAACAGCGACGCCGGGCCGCCCGCCGAGGCGGACGGCACCACGCAGGCGGCCAGTTGCGACAACTCGGCGTGGGTGTGCGAGCACCGGCGGCCGGCGATCGCCGGGATGGCCGGGTTCCACGGTGCGGTGCGGGACACCGGGCTGGCGAACTGGTGGGACAACGGCGGCGGCCAGATCGCATTCGGCCGCGGGGACAAGGGATTCGCGGTGTTCAACCGGGAAGGCGGCGAGCTCGCCCGGACCTTCCAGACCTCGTTGCCCGCCGGGACCTACTGCGACGTGATGAGCGGCGAGCTGGTGAACGGGTCGTGCACCGGTGCGACTGTCGAGGTCGGTGCGGACGGCGGTTTCACGGCCGCTGTCGCGCCGAACTCGGGACTCGCCTTGCACGTCGGCGCGAAGCTCTGA
- a CDS encoding sugar ABC transporter permease: MSIDAASLRATTAAVRPPARRKRSTAASIGLHATLVVASLIAVFPVFWVLVVSFKPDAKAIERTPTLFADSTVDNYWNVLSGAKGAFLSWFGNSVLIAALTTVLGVLLAATTAYAASRFRFPGRRWLLLSFLVVQMFPFAVLIVPLYNILLALGLQGSAPGLVLVYCSTAIPFCTYMLKGYFDGIPGEIDEAGRVDGLSPFGVFWRLVLPLARPGLAVTAFYSFIVAWSEVAFASAFLSADDRSKTLAVGLQVFVQQNRAEWGHLAAASVLVAVPAVLVFYLVQRFLVGGLTAGSVKS, encoded by the coding sequence ATGTCCATCGACGCGGCCTCGCTGCGCGCCACGACCGCGGCGGTCCGGCCGCCGGCGCGGCGCAAGCGCTCCACGGCGGCCAGCATCGGTCTGCACGCGACCTTGGTGGTGGCCTCGCTGATCGCGGTGTTCCCGGTGTTCTGGGTGCTGGTGGTGTCGTTCAAGCCGGACGCCAAGGCCATCGAGCGCACCCCGACGCTGTTCGCCGACTCCACAGTGGACAACTACTGGAACGTGCTGTCCGGCGCGAAGGGCGCGTTCCTGAGCTGGTTCGGCAACTCGGTGCTGATCGCGGCGCTGACCACGGTGCTCGGCGTGCTGCTGGCGGCCACCACCGCCTACGCGGCCAGCCGGTTCCGCTTCCCGGGCAGGCGGTGGCTGCTGCTGTCGTTCCTGGTGGTGCAGATGTTCCCGTTCGCGGTGCTGATCGTGCCGCTGTACAACATCCTGCTGGCGCTGGGCCTGCAGGGCAGCGCGCCCGGCCTGGTGCTGGTGTACTGCAGCACCGCCATCCCGTTCTGCACCTACATGCTGAAGGGCTACTTCGACGGGATCCCCGGTGAGATCGACGAGGCGGGGCGGGTGGACGGGCTCTCGCCGTTCGGCGTGTTCTGGCGGCTGGTCCTGCCGCTGGCCAGGCCGGGCCTGGCGGTGACGGCGTTCTACTCGTTCATCGTGGCCTGGAGCGAGGTGGCCTTCGCCTCGGCGTTCCTGTCCGCCGACGACCGCTCGAAGACCCTGGCGGTGGGCCTGCAGGTGTTCGTCCAGCAGAACCGCGCGGAATGGGGCCACCTGGCGGCGGCATCGGTCCTGGTGGCGGTGCCCGCGGTGCTGGTCTTCTACCTGGTCCAGCGCTTCCTGGTCGGCGGCCTCACCGCGGGCAGCGTCAAGTCCTGA
- a CDS encoding carbohydrate kinase family protein has protein sequence MHFPGRFTDQLVADNLAQVSLSFLVDDLVVRRGGAAANIAFALGVLRQRPVLIGAVGDDFADYRSWLERHGVDCSGVHVSEVAHTARFVCTTDEEFNQIASFYTGAMAEARNVELAPVLDRSGADLVLIGPNDPLAMLRHADECRQRGYPFASDPSQQLARLDGAQVRRVVEGAEYLFSNQYEWGLLLQKTGWTESDVRERIGVRVTTLGAAGAEVVAGDGTRLLVPAVPERGRVDPTGVGDGFRAGFLAGVQCGLSWERAAQLGSLVAVHVLEVTGTQEWSLDHGRALRRFTDAYGAAAATDVAPLLA, from the coding sequence ATGCACTTCCCCGGCCGGTTCACCGACCAGCTCGTCGCCGACAACCTCGCGCAGGTCTCGCTGAGCTTCCTGGTCGACGACCTCGTGGTGCGGCGGGGCGGTGCCGCGGCCAACATCGCCTTCGCGCTGGGCGTGCTGCGCCAGCGGCCGGTGCTGATCGGCGCGGTGGGCGATGACTTCGCCGACTACCGCTCCTGGCTGGAGCGCCACGGCGTGGACTGCTCGGGCGTGCACGTCTCGGAGGTCGCGCACACCGCTCGGTTCGTGTGCACCACCGACGAGGAGTTCAACCAGATCGCCTCCTTCTACACCGGCGCGATGGCCGAGGCCCGCAACGTGGAGCTGGCGCCGGTGCTCGACCGCTCCGGTGCGGACCTGGTGCTGATCGGCCCGAACGATCCGCTGGCGATGCTGCGGCACGCCGACGAGTGCAGGCAGCGCGGCTACCCGTTCGCCAGCGATCCCTCGCAGCAGCTGGCCCGGCTCGACGGCGCGCAGGTGCGGCGGGTGGTCGAGGGCGCGGAGTACCTGTTCAGCAACCAGTACGAGTGGGGCCTGCTGCTGCAGAAGACCGGGTGGACCGAGTCCGACGTGCGGGAGCGGATCGGCGTCCGGGTCACCACGCTCGGCGCGGCGGGCGCGGAGGTGGTCGCGGGCGACGGGACCCGGCTGCTGGTGCCCGCGGTGCCGGAACGCGGGCGGGTCGATCCGACCGGGGTGGGCGACGGGTTCCGGGCGGGTTTCCTCGCCGGGGTCCAGTGCGGACTGTCGTGGGAGCGGGCCGCGCAGCTCGGGTCGTTGGTCGCGGTGCACGTCCTGGAGGTGACCGGGACGCAGGAGTGGTCGCTGGACCACGGTCGCGCGCTGCGGCGCTTCACCGACGCCTACGGGGCCGCAGCGGCGACGGACGTCGCACCGCTGCTGGCATAG